A region of Hippoglossus stenolepis isolate QCI-W04-F060 chromosome 7, HSTE1.2, whole genome shotgun sequence DNA encodes the following proteins:
- the LOC118112029 gene encoding protocadherin gamma-A2-like encodes MSGRTMRRQVLWFFLVLYVSSGLGQVSYSIPEEMPSGSLVGNIAQDLGLDVKRLKSGKARVYTGDSAGYIQLNKERGVLLVKDRIDREAICRQTTPCALHFQIILENPMEFYSVTVEITDINDNPPTFEKNEVSFKISESAVIGAKFVLDRAIDLDVGKNGLQKYELKPTDNFVLKRDSHGDGTEKTEMILQKPLDREKEELVSLVLTAFDGGDPQMSGTIRISITVLDANDNAPVFSQSTYTATVFENAPEGTAVTSVTATDADHGANGQIKYSIANSLDQAHALFQINEDSGEIRLIGNIDYETARNYHINIRASDDGGLTDSCKVIVEVVDMNDNKPTINIMSKSNVISEHSKPKTVVAMMNVQDPDSNENGKVNCFINDNTPLTIMSTSNKFYSLVTDNELDRERSSEYNITVTCSDEGVPSLSSSVTLTLQISDVNDNAPVFERSSYEAYIVENNTPGLSVFTVKARDADWNQNARVSYILEDSSVNGVPVSSYVSVSADSGVIHAVRSFDYEQIKDFHFRVKAQDGGSPPLSSNVTVKILIQDQNDNPPQVLYPVQTGGSLVAELVPRSADVGYLVTKVVAVDVDSGQNAWLSYKLQKATDRALFEVGSQNGEIRTIRQVTDKDAVKQRLTVIVEDNGQPSRSATVVVNVAVADSFPEVLSEFTDFTHDKEYNDNLTFYLVLALAVVSFLFITCVVVIISVKIYRWRQSRVLFHSNLPVIPYYPPRYSDTLGTGTLQHVYNYEVCRTTDSRKSDCKFSGAGSQNVLIMDPSSTGTMQRIQSEKSILDEPDSPLEVRLQSLY; translated from the coding sequence ATGTCGGGCAGAACAATGAGACGGCAAGTACTGTGGTTTTTCCTGGTCCTTTATGTCAGTTCAGGACTCGGCCAAGTCAGCTACTCCATCCCTGAGGAAATGCCGAGTGGCTCTTTAGTCGGTAATATAGCTCAGGATTTGGGTTTAGATGTAAAACGACTGAAATCAGGCAAAGCTCGTGTTTATACGGGGGACAGTGCGGGGTACATCCAGCTGAACAAGGAACGAGGAGTCCTCCTTGTCAAAGACAGAATCGACAGAGAAGCGATCTGCAGACAAACGACGCCCTGTGCTTTAcattttcagattattttaGAGAACCCGATGGAGTTCTACAGCGTCACTGTCGAAATAACAGACATAAATGATAATCCGCCCACATTTGAAAAAAACGAAGTCAGTTTCAAGATCAGCGAATCTGCTGTTATTGGAGCTAAATTTGTTTTAGATAGAGCAATAGATCTTGATGTCGGCAAAAATGGTCTTCAGAAATACGAGCTTAAGCCCACGGATAATTTTGTTCTTAAACGGGACAGTCATGGTGACGgaacagaaaagacagaaatgatttTACAGAAGCCTCTcgacagagaaaaggaggagtTGGTGTCTTTGGTTTTAACAGCCTTTGATGGAGGAGACCCGCAGATGTCGGGAACTATTCGCATTTCCATCACAGTTTTAGATGCCAATGATAATGCTCCTGTTTTTTCACAGTCCACCTACACAGCCACTGTTTTTGAAAATGCCCCAGAAGGGACAGCTGTCACCAGCGTGACTGCAACAGATGCAGACCACGGAGCGAATGGTCAGATAAAATATTCAATCGCCAACAGTTTAGATCAAGCTCATGCATTGTTTCAGATAAACGAAGACAGTGGTGAAATTAGGTTGATTGGAAATATCGATTATGAAACTGCGCGGAATTACCATATCAACATACGTGCAAGTGATGATGGTGGACTTACAGATTCATGTAAAGTCATTGTTGAAGTAGTGGATATGAACGACAACAAACCAACTATTAATATAATGTCGAAGTCAAATGTGATATCTGAACACTCTAAACCGAAAACTGTTGTAGCGATGATGAACGTTCAAGACCcggattcaaatgaaaacggTAAAGTTAACTGTTTTATCAACGATAACACTCCATTGACCATAATGTCGACATCAAATAAATTCTATAGTTTAGTGACAGACAATGAATTAGACCGAGAGAGATCCTCTGAGTATAATATCACAGTGACCTGCTCTGATGAGGGAGtgccctccctctccagcagcGTCACTCTCACCTTACAAATCTCTGACGTGAATGACAACGCGCCTGTCTTTGAGAGGAGCTCATATGAGGCCTACattgtagaaaacaacacaccagGTCTCTCTGTATTCACAGTGAAAGCCAGAGACGCTGACTGGAACCAGAATGCCCGTGTTTCTTACATACTGGAGGACTCCTCTGTTAACGGAGTGCCAGTCTCCTCATATGTGTCCGTTAGTGCTGATAGTGGAGTCATCCATGCAGTGCGCTCTTTTGACTACGAGCAGATCAAAGATTTTCACTTCCGAGTCAAAGCTCAGGATGGaggctctcctccactcagtagcaacgtgactgtgaaaatactgatccaggaccagaacGACAACCCCCCTCAGGTTCTGTACCCAGTCCAGACTGGTGGCTCTCTGGTGGCTGAACTGGTGCCTCGTTCAGCAGATGTGGGCTATCTGGTCACTAAAGTGGTGGCTGTTGATGTGGACTCTGGACAGAATGCCTGGCTCTCCTATAAACTGCAGAAAGCCACCGACAGGGCGCTGTTTGAAGTGGGCTCACAGAATGGAGAAATAAGAACTATCCGTCAAGTCACTGATAAAGACgcagtgaaacaaagactgaCTGTTATAGTGGAGGACAACGGGCAGCCCTCTCGTTCAGCTACAGTCGTTGTTAACGTGGCGGTGGCGGACAGCTTCCCTGAAGTGCTGTCGGAGTTCACTGACTTTACGCACGACAAGGAGTACAACGACAACCTGACTTTTTACTTAGTGTTGGCTCTGGCtgtagtttccttcctcttcatcacgtgtGTAGTGGTTATTATCTCAGTGAAAATCTACAGATGGAGACAGTCCCGCGTCCTGTTTCACTCCAATCTCCCTGTGATTCCATATTATCCACCACGTTACTCAGACACTTTGGGGACAGGGACTCTCCAACACGTGTACAATTACGAGGTGTGCAGGACGACTGACTCCAGAAAGAGTGACTGTAAGTTCAGCGGAGCTGGTAGTCAGAACGTGCTGATAATGGACCCCAGTTCTACAGGGACGATGCAGCGgatacagagtgaaaagagcatCCTGGATGAACCAGACTCTCCTCTAGAGGTTAGACTGCAAAGTTTATACTGA